A single genomic interval of Lathyrus oleraceus cultivar Zhongwan6 chromosome 7, CAAS_Psat_ZW6_1.0, whole genome shotgun sequence harbors:
- the LOC127100602 gene encoding eukaryotic translation initiation factor 4 gamma-like, with amino-acid sequence MTSEAFKLKGLSEQVRNNFIREAGERLQERLVREVEEKVRREAEEKARLEEEQRVREVAEKFATKVVAAGEAKAKAKADAEEAARIAAEEGVKASNDALTQGEPSHSDFSPLILKTLEELQKEQQIVRARLDQQDSINNNIQNMLTHMLQRMPPLPNP; translated from the coding sequence atgacctctgaggctttcaaactgaaaggcctctctgaacaagttCGCAACAACTTTATCAGAGAAGCTGGAGAAAGGCTGCAGGAACGACTGGTTAGAGAGGTAGAGGAAAAAGTCAGAAGAGAAGCAGAAGAGAAGGCTCGTCTGGAAGAAGAGCAAAGGGTTAGAGAAGTTGCAGAGAAGTTTGCTACTAAAGTTGTTGCTGCTGGTGAAGCTAAAGCAAAAGCAAAAGCTGACGCTGAAGAGGCAGCACGCATAGCTGCAGAAGAAGGTGTGAAGGCAAGCAACGATGCTCTAACTCAAGGGGAGCCATCTCACTCTGATTTTTCTCCTCTTATCCTGAAGACTCTAGAAGAGCTGCAGAAGGAGCAACAAATTGTGAGAGCCAGACTGGATCAACAGGACTCCATCAACAACAATATTCAGAACATGCTGACTCATatgctccaaaggatgcctccgcTTCCGAACCCTTAG